A region of Candidatus Polarisedimenticolia bacterium DNA encodes the following proteins:
- a CDS encoding VIT domain-containing protein, protein MRRIPVLAHAVVLLALFLIAAPGALRAQQGPATQPGESTPANPIPGGELRATSEKGETKPFPLKHTDVHAEITGNVAQVRVNQVFQNPYDHPIEAVYVFPLPHKAAVDDMEIRIGDRVIRGAIKKREEARALYDVARRSGRTAALLDQERPNIFTQSVANILPGEEIVVSIRFFDVLTYDSGFYEFVFPMVVGERFMPGNTGPRTSAPWGQESGNICTDVLTLADVAGASGDSETEIAPEATDELDAEDDSDPDNDLDTDDDGTDDPADVLRGATAPGASAPDTARITPPVLGPGERSGHDIALEVQLQTGLRLHDLASTSHAVDIDNPAPGRATVRLRQEDSIPNKDFVLRFRLDGSAPEVTVLPHRATAGDPGYFLMFIQPELQPAHARITPKEMIFVVDCSGSMSGEPIEKVKEAMRYALENLNPLDNFQIIRFADNVEVFAPDPVPATPSHVARALEYVDELSGNGGTILLDGVEASLSYPEDPQRLRIVSFMTDGFIGNEDEILAYLREHLGGARLFSFGVGSSPNRYLLDKMAEFGRGGVEYLPLNENAGESVRSFYDKIRNPYLTDLEVNWGDFKVSDAYPAQLPDLFLGKPIVLMGRYDQAGAGDITLHGKLGGQPYERRLTIQLPERSDGGEAIASLWARSKIEELSNQLIGNPNHELVEEITDVALSHRLVSAYTSFVAVEEQPRTEPVEPEQVKVPLVMPEGMKEEPVASTDSAVAGGVAGSVVGGVEGGVVGGVIGGVLGGVPGGVPGQGYAETVTVAAQSEVISTSSASVATTASAAYISNLPVMARDYQDVLTLAPGVTEIENSGSPNIHGALDTEVVTLVDGADTTDPFSGQSSSNISAKALAEIQVITSGATAQFSRATGGFVKIAKGRKGIPGAKQAVRHGPFPTLCRLAAPQKSYHVGENIALYVAIKNISPKTVKIPASLSVFDGTALFRILDDEWNAITPQPAYVKGPAKVISGKEVGSAQPANPGKNMNPARMTSSSKKRDLQPGEWIVFKILLNGKGGYHLDRPGLYHLVLLGSHLGFPDTIQLTLRIDE, encoded by the coding sequence ATGAGACGAATCCCCGTTCTCGCCCACGCAGTCGTTCTTCTCGCCCTCTTCCTCATCGCCGCCCCTGGCGCGCTTCGAGCCCAGCAAGGTCCCGCCACCCAGCCTGGTGAGTCGACCCCGGCTAATCCGATCCCCGGCGGAGAGCTTCGCGCCACGTCCGAAAAGGGCGAGACCAAGCCCTTTCCTCTCAAGCACACCGACGTCCATGCCGAGATCACCGGCAACGTTGCGCAGGTCCGCGTCAACCAGGTCTTCCAGAACCCGTACGACCATCCCATCGAAGCGGTCTACGTCTTTCCGCTGCCGCACAAGGCGGCCGTGGACGACATGGAGATCCGCATCGGCGACCGGGTGATCCGCGGCGCCATCAAGAAGAGGGAAGAGGCGCGGGCGCTGTACGACGTCGCCCGGCGCTCCGGCCGGACCGCCGCGCTCCTCGACCAGGAGCGCCCCAACATTTTCACCCAGTCGGTCGCGAACATCCTCCCCGGCGAGGAGATCGTCGTCAGCATCCGCTTCTTCGACGTTCTCACCTACGATTCCGGGTTCTACGAGTTCGTGTTCCCGATGGTCGTGGGAGAGCGGTTCATGCCTGGCAATACAGGGCCGAGAACATCCGCTCCTTGGGGTCAGGAGAGCGGGAACATCTGTACTGACGTTCTCACACTCGCCGATGTTGCCGGTGCCTCTGGCGATTCTGAGACCGAGATCGCCCCAGAGGCCACGGACGAACTCGACGCAGAAGACGACTCCGATCCCGACAACGACCTTGACACCGATGATGACGGCACGGATGACCCGGCCGACGTCCTCCGCGGGGCCACCGCTCCCGGTGCCAGCGCCCCCGACACCGCCCGGATCACCCCGCCCGTCCTAGGCCCCGGCGAGCGCTCCGGCCACGACATCGCCCTCGAAGTCCAGCTCCAGACCGGCCTGCGCCTCCACGACCTCGCTTCGACCTCGCACGCCGTCGACATCGACAACCCCGCTCCCGGCCGCGCCACCGTCCGCCTACGCCAGGAGGACTCCATCCCCAACAAGGACTTCGTCCTGCGCTTCCGCCTCGACGGCTCGGCTCCCGAAGTCACCGTCCTGCCGCACCGCGCCACCGCCGGCGACCCCGGCTACTTCCTGATGTTCATCCAGCCCGAGCTGCAGCCCGCCCACGCCCGCATCACCCCCAAGGAGATGATCTTCGTCGTCGACTGCTCCGGCTCGATGAGCGGCGAGCCCATCGAGAAGGTCAAAGAAGCGATGCGCTACGCCCTGGAGAACCTGAATCCGCTCGACAACTTCCAGATCATCCGCTTCGCCGACAACGTGGAAGTCTTCGCTCCGGATCCCGTCCCCGCGACCCCCAGCCACGTGGCGCGCGCCCTCGAATACGTCGACGAGCTTTCCGGCAACGGCGGCACGATCCTGCTCGACGGCGTCGAGGCGTCCCTCAGCTACCCGGAGGATCCCCAGCGCCTCCGGATCGTCTCCTTCATGACCGACGGGTTCATCGGCAACGAGGACGAGATCCTCGCCTACCTGCGCGAGCACCTGGGCGGCGCCCGCCTCTTCTCCTTTGGCGTCGGCAGCTCTCCCAACCGCTACCTCCTCGACAAGATGGCGGAGTTCGGCCGCGGCGGCGTGGAGTACCTGCCCCTGAATGAAAATGCCGGCGAGTCCGTCCGGAGCTTCTACGACAAGATCCGGAACCCCTACCTGACCGACCTCGAGGTGAACTGGGGCGACTTCAAGGTCTCCGACGCCTATCCCGCGCAGCTCCCCGATCTCTTCCTCGGCAAGCCGATCGTCCTGATGGGACGCTACGATCAGGCAGGCGCTGGTGACATCACCCTACACGGCAAGCTCGGAGGCCAGCCCTACGAGCGCCGCCTCACGATTCAGCTCCCGGAGCGCTCCGACGGAGGCGAAGCTATCGCCTCCCTCTGGGCCCGTTCGAAGATCGAGGAGCTGAGCAATCAGCTCATCGGCAATCCAAATCATGAGCTCGTCGAGGAGATCACGGATGTCGCCTTATCCCACCGCCTCGTGTCCGCCTACACCTCCTTCGTAGCGGTGGAAGAGCAGCCCCGGACCGAGCCGGTAGAGCCCGAACAGGTCAAAGTTCCTCTCGTGATGCCCGAGGGGATGAAGGAAGAGCCTGTGGCGAGCACCGATAGCGCAGTCGCTGGCGGTGTCGCCGGCAGCGTGGTAGGAGGCGTTGAGGGTGGTGTTGTTGGAGGCGTTATCGGCGGAGTTCTAGGAGGAGTCCCCGGCGGTGTTCCTGGACAAGGGTACGCAGAAACTGTAACCGTTGCGGCTCAATCGGAAGTCATTAGCACTTCGAGTGCGTCGGTGGCAACCACTGCCAGCGCTGCCTACATCTCAAACCTGCCCGTTATGGCTCGAGACTACCAGGACGTCCTGACCCTGGCTCCTGGCGTCACTGAGATAGAGAATAGCGGCAGCCCCAACATCCACGGCGCTCTCGACACCGAAGTCGTAACGCTTGTGGATGGGGCCGACACGACGGATCCCTTTTCCGGACAATCCTCATCGAACATTAGCGCGAAGGCTTTGGCGGAGATCCAGGTCATCACCTCCGGCGCCACCGCGCAATTCAGCCGCGCGACCGGAGGATTCGTAAAGATCGCTAAAGGTCGCAAGGGGATCCCCGGTGCCAAACAAGCCGTCCGCCACGGCCCCTTCCCCACCCTCTGCCGCCTCGCGGCTCCGCAAAAGAGCTACCACGTCGGCGAAAACATCGCCCTCTACGTCGCCATCAAGAACATCTCCCCCAAGACCGTCAAGATCCCCGCATCCTTGTCGGTTTTCGACGGAACGGCGCTCTTTCGAATCCTGGACGACGAATGGAACGCAATCACGCCACAGCCAGCCTATGTTAAGGGCCCTGCGAAGGTGATC
- a CDS encoding helix-turn-helix transcriptional regulator has translation MSQTTTFGDWLKTRRIAKKQTLRAFAHRAGIDPGNLSRYERGVLAPPQDAVVLERIGNALEIRKNTEEWREMVSLAAVGGGRIPPDITGDPDLLNALPILFRAMKGKKLTREDLIRLAKKIQES, from the coding sequence ATGTCTCAAACCACAACCTTCGGCGATTGGCTCAAAACCCGCAGGATCGCGAAGAAGCAGACGTTGCGAGCATTCGCACACCGAGCGGGAATTGACCCAGGAAACCTGAGTCGATACGAGCGTGGCGTCCTGGCCCCACCGCAGGACGCTGTAGTCCTGGAGCGCATAGGGAACGCACTCGAGATCCGGAAGAACACAGAGGAATGGCGAGAGATGGTCAGCCTGGCAGCTGTCGGAGGGGGGAGAATCCCGCCGGACATCACGGGCGATCCAGATCTTCTCAATGCTCTTCCCATTCTTTTCCGAGCGATGAAGGGCAAGAAGCTCACTCGCGAGGATCTGATCCGTCTCGCCAAGAAGATTCAGGAATCCTGA